Proteins encoded within one genomic window of Bdellovibrionota bacterium:
- a CDS encoding GNA1162 family protein: protein MRKPPMNTILPAIFLCAGVVLTSSCAKTIQIETRAPAASSKGIQKIAVFPLTNYSTTKDAGKIVGSMLAGDWKGRNPGQEVVDVETAARFLGEKHVRVPETIDRVKAVELGSILGVDAILAGSVLEYGTVSRARRKVIVQEPVIGIEVILVRVKDGLVLWNGFHARTSDSLTVPSRDTPESVAAQAVSELVGNYLSRDTNAKD, encoded by the coding sequence ATGCGAAAACCGCCGATGAATACAATCCTCCCAGCGATTTTCTTGTGCGCGGGAGTTGTGCTCACGTCGTCCTGTGCGAAAACGATCCAGATTGAAACTCGGGCACCGGCCGCCTCTTCGAAAGGAATACAGAAAATCGCCGTGTTTCCGCTGACGAATTACTCCACTACAAAAGACGCCGGCAAGATTGTGGGTTCCATGTTGGCCGGTGATTGGAAGGGGCGAAATCCCGGTCAAGAAGTCGTCGATGTGGAGACGGCGGCCCGTTTCTTGGGCGAGAAACATGTCCGGGTGCCGGAGACGATCGATCGTGTCAAAGCCGTTGAATTGGGGTCGATTTTGGGAGTCGATGCCATATTGGCCGGGAGCGTTTTGGAATATGGAACGGTCTCGCGAGCTCGCCGCAAGGTCATCGTCCAAGAACCCGTCATCGGCATTGAAGTCATCCTCGTACGCGTGAAAGATGGTCTGGTCTTGTGGAACGGCTTTCATGCCCGCACCAGCGACAGCCTGACCGTCCCTTCACGGGACACGCCCGAAAGCGTCGCCGCCCAAGCCGTGTCGGAACTGGTCGGGAACTATCTGTCGAGGGACACGAATGCAAAAGATTGA